The following coding sequences lie in one Arachis hypogaea cultivar Tifrunner chromosome 9, arahy.Tifrunner.gnm2.J5K5, whole genome shotgun sequence genomic window:
- the LOC112712923 gene encoding auxin-binding protein ABP20 — MKPIMSLIDSFSHNKMWSDIFLFALLFSTYNNVAVQSFCVADLKGAQTPEGFLCKPPTSVKVDDFILSGLKPPTTPPSSNSSKITLTPAFVQQIPGLNGLGFAVARLDMDVGGVVPLHSHPDASEMLIIVRGTVTAGFIAADNSVFVKRLRSGDVMVLPQGLLHFQLNSGNGKALVHLAFSSSNPSTQLLDVALFGSNLNSDLITKTTILDLSEVKKLKTVFGGSG; from the coding sequence ATGAAACCAATTATGTCATTGATTGATTCATTCTCACATAACAAAATGTGGAGCGATATCTTCCTCTTTGCTCTTCTGTTTTCCacttacaataatgttgcagtcCAAAGCTTTTGCGTTGCAGATCTGAAGGGAGCACAAACCCCTGAAGGGTTCCTTTGCAAGCCACCCACTTCAGTAAAAGTGGATGACTTCATTCTCTCCGGCCTAAAACCTCCCACCACCCCGCCCTCATCCAACTCTTCCAAGATCACACTAACCCCCGCATTTGTCCAGCAAATCCCTGGCCTTAACGGCCTGGGATTCGCCGTGGCGCGGTTGGACATGGATGTAGGGGGTGTAGTCCCATTGCATTCTCACCCAGATGCCTCTGAGATGCTCATAATAGTGCGTGGAACCGTAACTGCTGGATTCATAGCAGCTGATAATTCTGTTTTTGTGAAGAGATTGAGAAGCGGTGACGTCATGGTTTTGCCACAAGGGTTGTTGCATTTTCAGTTGAATTCTGGAAATGGAAAAGCCCTAGTTCATCTCGCTTTTAGTAGCTCAAATCCGAGTACACAGCTTCTTGATGTTGCGTTGTTTGGTAGCAACTTGAATTCTGATTTGATCACCAAGACTACGATACTTGATCTTTCTGAAGTGAAGAAGCTCAAGACTGTTTTTGGTGGCAGTGGATAA